The Chitinophagales bacterium genome has a segment encoding these proteins:
- a CDS encoding Crp/Fnr family transcriptional regulator has product MNSEGFKHIECKHCSQRFSHVICNPENDYHHSIDTHKICATFKKGEMLFKEGAYATGIFCVNQGKIKLSKLGEEGKEQIVRLVKSGDILGYKALLTGNKYSGSAIALEDSNVCFIPKDIFTGILKKDANLSFEMMKILSNQLKSTEDALMHLAQKPVRERVAEVVLYLKETYGVDDENNINVTLSREDFANIVGTATETCIRFLSEMKKEDIIEMSGKRIKIVNQAKLVRTANIFD; this is encoded by the coding sequence GTGAATTCAGAAGGTTTTAAGCACATAGAATGTAAGCATTGCTCACAAAGATTTTCGCATGTCATTTGCAATCCAGAAAACGATTATCATCATAGCATTGATACGCACAAAATATGTGCAACTTTTAAGAAAGGAGAGATGCTGTTTAAAGAAGGTGCTTATGCTACTGGAATTTTTTGTGTCAATCAAGGAAAAATTAAATTGTCTAAACTAGGAGAAGAAGGCAAAGAGCAGATAGTACGACTAGTAAAATCTGGCGATATTTTGGGTTATAAAGCACTACTTACAGGCAATAAATATTCTGGTTCAGCCATTGCTTTAGAAGATAGCAATGTATGTTTTATACCAAAAGATATATTTACGGGTATCTTAAAAAAAGATGCTAATCTTTCTTTCGAGATGATGAAGATTTTGTCTAACCAACTAAAATCTACCGAAGATGCACTCATGCACTTAGCACAAAAACCAGTTAGAGAAAGAGTAGCAGAAGTAGTATTGTATCTCAAAGAAACCTATGGTGTAGATGATGAAAACAACATCAATGTAACGCTTTCTAGAGAAGATTTTGCAAACATAGTTGGTACTGCAACCGAAACTTGTATTCGTTTTTTATCTGAAATGAAGAAAGAAGACATTATTGAAATGTCTGGCAAAAGAATAAAAATTGTCAATCAAGCTAAACTAGTCAGAACAGCTAATATTTTTGATTGA
- a CDS encoding heavy metal translocating P-type ATPase metal-binding domain-containing protein, producing the protein MSKHTENELQCFHCGETCETKDIHLEEKYFCCTGCKTVFEILNQNGLCDYYELNNHPGLTKKDNIRQDKYDILDDETVASKFIRFKDDNFTKVQFYIPQIHCSSCLWLLENLPIINENIYSSVVNFVNKEITISYNHHQISIKELVLLLEQLGYEPYISFENTTVQQSKSFNKKRIYKLGVAGFCFGNIMLFSFPEYFAFNGDIVEQFKNLFRGLNLLLSLPVVFYSATEFFTSAYKGLKNKYLNIDVPLSIAIILTFVRSIYEIAFNIGPGFFDTLSGIVFFMLLGRVIQDKTYQSLSFERDFKSFFPLAVNKIVNNHIIPTTIDKIQVDDVIEIHHNELIPVDGICTIGKPTIDYSFVTGESMPVNLNIGDLIYAGGKQVDGKIQMLVVKTLNQSYLTELWNNSSDDSNKDTKYEDILSKYFTIVVLSIAALASLYWIFQGNYQKVFDVLTTILIIACPCALLLSASFTYGNVIRILGKHQFFVKNKLVIQNLAKVKSIVFDKTGTLTNLNKMQVNYNGLPLENNIKINISALVNQSNHPLSKAIKTYLKVEQFPQIKHYKNTDGKGIEAWIDEQYYKIGSASFVKAQDQIQSTAVYISIDNQYIGRFEIQQNYRSGLQQLIQQLQDKFQLAILSGDNNHEEQKLKKVFGKTTAMYFNQMPIDKQNYITTLQQTEPALFIGDGLNDAGALKTASVGIAITDNTNNFTPASDAILQADKLPLLYQLIKFSQQAQKVILGSFLISLIYNIIGISFAVQGKLSPIIAAIIMPISTVTIILFTFISTQILSSRIKEKHHS; encoded by the coding sequence TTGAGTAAACATACAGAGAACGAATTACAATGTTTTCATTGTGGCGAAACTTGCGAAACCAAAGACATTCATTTGGAAGAAAAATATTTTTGCTGCACTGGTTGTAAAACGGTTTTTGAAATTTTAAATCAAAACGGACTCTGCGATTACTACGAATTAAATAATCATCCAGGACTTACCAAAAAAGATAATATCAGACAAGACAAATATGATATTTTAGATGATGAAACAGTAGCTTCAAAATTCATTCGTTTTAAAGATGATAATTTTACCAAAGTACAGTTTTATATTCCACAAATACATTGTAGTTCTTGTTTGTGGTTACTAGAAAATTTACCTATAATAAATGAAAATATATATTCATCTGTAGTTAATTTTGTAAATAAAGAAATTACTATTAGTTACAATCATCACCAAATTTCAATTAAAGAATTGGTGTTGTTACTAGAACAATTAGGTTACGAACCTTATATTAGTTTTGAAAATACGACAGTACAACAATCAAAATCATTTAATAAAAAAAGAATATATAAATTAGGTGTTGCAGGATTTTGTTTTGGCAATATCATGCTGTTTTCTTTTCCAGAATACTTTGCATTTAATGGTGATATTGTAGAACAATTTAAAAATTTATTTCGTGGACTAAATCTGCTGTTGTCGCTTCCAGTAGTATTTTATAGTGCTACAGAATTCTTTACAAGTGCTTACAAAGGTTTAAAAAATAAATATTTAAATATTGATGTTCCGTTGTCAATTGCTATAATTTTAACTTTTGTAAGAAGCATCTACGAAATAGCATTTAACATAGGTCCAGGTTTTTTCGATACACTTTCTGGTATCGTTTTCTTTATGTTGTTAGGAAGAGTAATACAAGACAAAACTTATCAGTCGCTTTCTTTTGAAAGAGATTTTAAATCGTTTTTTCCATTAGCAGTTAATAAAATAGTAAATAATCATATTATTCCAACAACTATAGATAAAATTCAAGTCGATGATGTAATTGAAATTCATCACAACGAATTAATTCCAGTTGACGGAATTTGTACCATAGGCAAACCAACAATCGATTATAGTTTTGTAACAGGAGAAAGTATGCCAGTAAATTTAAATATTGGCGATTTAATTTATGCAGGAGGAAAACAAGTAGATGGAAAAATTCAAATGTTGGTAGTTAAAACACTCAATCAAAGTTATTTAACAGAGCTGTGGAATAATTCATCAGATGATAGTAATAAGGATACTAAATATGAAGATATTTTAAGTAAATATTTTACTATAGTTGTTTTATCAATAGCAGCATTGGCTTCTTTATATTGGATATTTCAAGGCAATTATCAAAAAGTGTTTGATGTATTAACTACTATTTTAATAATAGCTTGTCCATGTGCTTTGTTGCTGTCTGCATCTTTCACCTATGGAAATGTCATTAGAATTTTAGGAAAACATCAGTTCTTTGTCAAAAACAAATTAGTTATACAAAACTTAGCCAAAGTAAAATCAATAGTGTTCGATAAAACAGGAACATTAACCAATCTCAATAAAATGCAAGTCAATTATAACGGATTGCCTTTAGAAAATAATATAAAAATAAATATAAGTGCATTGGTAAATCAATCTAATCATCCATTAAGTAAAGCTATAAAAACCTATTTAAAAGTAGAGCAGTTTCCACAAATCAAACACTATAAAAATACAGACGGAAAAGGCATAGAAGCATGGATTGATGAACAGTATTATAAAATTGGCAGTGCTTCATTTGTTAAAGCACAAGACCAAATTCAGTCAACAGCAGTATATATATCAATAGATAATCAATATATAGGTAGATTTGAAATACAACAAAACTATCGCAGTGGATTGCAACAACTCATTCAGCAATTACAAGACAAGTTTCAACTAGCAATTTTATCTGGCGATAATAATCACGAAGAACAAAAGCTTAAAAAAGTATTTGGCAAAACAACAGCAATGTATTTTAACCAAATGCCAATAGATAAACAAAATTATATTACAACACTACAACAAACAGAACCAGCGTTATTTATTGGTGATGGATTAAACGATGCAGGTGCATTAAAAACAGCTTCGGTTGGAATTGCAATAACAGACAATACCAATAATTTCACACCAGCTTCCGATGCCATACTTCAAGCAGACAAACTGCCACTATTATATCAGTTGATAAAATTTAGTCAACAAGCACAGAAAGTAATATTAGGATCATTTTTAATATCATTAATTTATAATATAATAGGCATTTCCTTTGCAGTACAAGGTAAATTATCTCCAATAATAGCAGCTATTATTATGCCAATAAGTACAGTTACCATCATTCTTTTTACTTTTATTAGCACACAAATATTGAGTAGTAGAATAAAAGAGAAACACCATTCTTAA